The window AGGTTAATGCAACCAGTTGGAGTGAGGAACAAGACTTATTGTTCAGTTCAGTGAGTGTTAAAACTGTATGTAGTAGTCAATTTtagtctgtatttttttgttgtccTTCATTCCCACCAGGTGTCCATTCGCCGTACACGTACTCTCTGCTTATAGTGGTATTCTTTCAGGTGCTTTTTCAAAGCATTTGGAATGGGAAGCATGTTAATGCCATCGTAGGTGGTGCAGCTGCTTATGACTGCTCGGCAGATGTGCTGCAGGGAGAAGGGCTGTGTGCGATGGATGGGATTAGACAGCAGGGGCTCGAAGAACATGCAGGAGTTGGGGTCCTTGTAGTGCTCCAGCAGTCCCGTCACCGTGGGCGCATGGAAGACACTGGGGTCGTGCACGTCGAAGCTAAAGTTGTGGTTCCACTGTTCAATGCGTGCATGTAGCGAGCGGCAGTAGCGGCGGAAGCTAACTGAGAAGAGGTAGTCCTCCTGGGCAGAGTCACGTAGAAGGAAGGTGCCTTCGGGCTTTCCCTCTAGCAGCGTCTCTGCCTCATAGCGGTCCATCACCCCCCAGTAACACGGGAGGTTGGTGATCTGCAGCAGGTCTGGAACTAAACAGTGAATGTAATCAATCTGAGTGTGGATGCGGTAGCCGTCGTGAGATTTGGGATGCTCACTCGGAGGAACTACGGCTCTAGAGGGCACGTTGGTCGCTGTAACCTCTGGGTCAACCAGAGTGTCGGGGATGGTATCACTGGTGTGGACAGAGGCTGATGCTGAGGCCACCACTTCATCCAGAGTGTCCAAACAGCTCTGTAGAAGgagctggtgctgctgctgtctttggAGAAGAAGCTGCTGTTGCTGATGAGTGGAGGCTCTGTCAGCCCCGGACAACTCATTCATACCATGAGCCAGCTTCGGGCCGTGCTTGTAGAGAGGGTTAATTTGGGCCGTCACCTCGAACGTGTGGATCTCTGCATTGGGTGGTGGCTCAACACCTTGTTCGATGCTGATGCGCCTGCGCTCTCGCAACCTGTCATCAACGTCCTCCACCACGGTGGCCATTGCTGGAGTAGGGGCACTACACACTACTGCAGAATCAAGAATGGGAGGCTGGGTAATGGGGGCCGTGTGTTGCTTAATGAGATACCACTTCTGAGCCAGTTCTGATCCTACAGGGAAAGGGCAGTCATCCAACATCAGCTCACTGAGATGGATCTTGCGCCTCGAGGAGGCACAAGCAGTGGATGACGAAAGAGCCTGTGGAGATGGCGCTGGTGTCGCTGCACTGTGTGTCTTTATTGGGAAACACTGCCCCATTGcatcttggattttttgccgGAGAGTGCGACTGCTGCTTGACCCTCTGCCCTCGCCATCACTGGATACAGGTGACTCTGTACCAGAGCTAACTGTTCCCAGTCCTGGCTTGGCTATTACTCGCTCTTGTCCTAGTAATGAGGCAGCGGCTTCCAAGCCCTGCCATCTCCAAGTCTCCTtcaggggagaggaggaagattgGTCCCTTGTCTCGAGGTCACTCAACAGCTCACCATACTCAAAGCCATCACTGACGGGCCTCTCAGCTGCTGGATCGTGGGAAGCAAGGCCTTTTTTCTTCCCCTTTCCACCTTTCCGTCCACTGCCTGCATCTCGCCTCTCCTCTGAGCGGCTCTGTCTCACCTTGGGACGGGCCCCCCTCTCTCGATCTTTCCCTCGATTCCCTGACTCCTTTGGTAATGACATGATGGATTATGTGGTGAAAAAGCAACAGTGAGGCCTCTTCAGGGAGCTGTCAAGGGATGACGTGTAATTGAAATTAGCTTTTGGTGTTGACTTTCCCATCCACATCCCTTGATTGAGACGTCACTATCACTGTCCATGCATTGTGGCTTTATGGAGTAAAAATgacctgcaaaacaaaaaaggagtTCAGTTTAAAGCCTGCGGTCAACTTTTTaagatcatttattttcatattatatAAAACTGATACAATCTAACCTGACAGCCCTGCTCCAAATTTTGCCTTCGTGAAGGTCATTATGTTCACTTTTTGTTTAACCCGCTTTAGAGATGTTAATTTTATAGCTGCAGCTGACACTTACTGTCATCAGCATTTAATCTGTGGACTATTTTCCCCACTTAATACATCAATCTTTAGGTcaagaaaacagtaaaaaatatcCATCACAATTCCCCAAAGCCCTCGTTGCCATCCAAACCTTAACATATCCAATTTAAAAATCAGAGAAGACTatgaaaacttctgaagatacatttgaaaagctgtgCCCAGttcatttttgtcatttctgcTCTGAAAAATTACTTAGATGATCAATCTTCTATCAAAATAGTTGGAGATTAATTTCCTGTTTATCAGCTAAATAACCAATTATTTCAGCTCTACTTGATTTAACTTTATGGTCATTTCGGAAGCCATTTTTGGTGTCGTTGAATTGCATAGCATTACATTTAGGAGGTGTTTTCAATGTGTGGATACTTTTGAGTCTATCTATAAGATGGGAAGAGTTCACACTCATCAGTATACATTGAATTCAAAGCACATGAAGCAACTAAAGGACTTAAAGGAAGCAAATACTAAGGCCAGCACAGGCCAAGCTTTGATTTATGCCACCACTGTGGCCTCTGGCTCTAGGAGGAAGCTGTCCGTGCTGTAAAGTTGCCTGCATGTTACCTTATTTTAGCTGTCAGCacaatcaattcaattcaactCTTCAATACTTTGTATATCCTGCCTGAAACTGACAAACAGGTACACAGATATGTTTACTAGTTAAACCATCCACATCTACATGAAAGCACCATAACTTATGATGCTTTTCCTACAATTTAAAGCTTCTTCTAACATGCATGTAAGTTATGTTGAATTCATAATATTATGACTAAACATATGCTGGTGAGAAACCCATAGGCTACCCGGAAGGCAGTGAAGTTATGAGGCGGTTTTGACTGTGATTTAAAAGAAAGATCAAGTTGACAGGAATCTAACATTACAGCACTGATCAGTTTAAATTCCCTCTTTTTTTAATCCAACTCTTGTGTCAAACCATTATCTTGTTTTTGCCATGAAAAGAGCATGAACGCTCGGTATCAGGGATGTGGCTCTGTCCTCCCACAAATAACGTCAACTACTATCAAGACAAAGTGGACGGTCGATTACAAACAGAAATTCCCCAACTTTTTCCACTACCACtcaagctaacgctagctaacaTTAAATACTTGCGAAGTGTCAGCTTCTTCAGGCATATTCACGACTTAAATCACCCTTTACAGTAAAAGATATCAAGCGATAACATTTACGTTAGCTTCCGAGCTAAACTCGTTAGCAAGCAGCTGTTTATGTTCGGGAGGCTAAGTTAGCAGGGCAGCTAGCTAATTGCTAACTTGGGTATCGTACTCTGCTGTGGGAGGAAAGGTTAAGTTGTGTTTATGTGAACTTATTTCTAGCTTTTTCAATAGTGAGACAAAATGCGAGCATACCTGAGTTGTTGGTGTGAAGTTTCCAGACGAAAGAGCTCCGGTTTCTTCTTAAATAAACTAATGACGTTAACAAAAAGGCGGCTAGCTCACATTAGCTTGATAAATGAACTGCTGATAGCGCGCAACCCGGAAGTAAAAAGTAATTGGAGTAATTTCTCCAGGAATGTCGGGACATAAAAAGAGAAGGCTGTAACATGACAAATGAGAGCAATAAAAATAACTCACAGCTGACTTTTAGCAGCTGCTAAAAGGCGTGTCCGATGTGCGACAAagtaaacagacacaaacacaaaccacaaGTGAAGTTGCAAAAGAACTGAACCTCTTTATTTGGACTGTCAATGATCCGACGGATGCTGCACTCCAGACCATTCACACATATGAGTGACAGTAAAAAAGTAGAGTAAGCATGGGATGCAAAAAGGTTCATAAAATATTAGAAAATGTCTGGGGAGTCATCAGAATTAAATATAAATTGTACAAGAGAAATATATGCAATGTAGCCTACAGCTGGCTgcattaatttaataattatgCCTGGCAGGGACATTAACATGATCTTGGGACCACTTGGTAGACGTCTCTATATGACACAGGCTCTGTACCTCCTAGTGGATGCTTGGTATGTGGAAAAATACACCAGGCTTAACTTGTTAAGTGCATTTACCCAACTCTTTTCATGCATCACTGGAATGTAAACATGGAGTAAACATATTCCTTGGCCTGTTATTAGTGTTCTGTTTACTCATAATCACATAATTTGTGGCTCAGATAGGCATTGTCACCCCCTGCTGCATCTTTATCACGCACAGACACTCGCAGAAATCTGCTGCACTGTACCTCTGTGTCTATTTGCAGCAATATGTGTAGGCTGTCCAAAGCTACAGAGGCTATGAAAAGGATAATCTGAGCCATTTGTAACATAACACAATTGATCTACAGTATATTGAAGAGTTAAAAATAAGATAGCCGATTCTTAAAGTTATCAGCATTGTTAACTCATTGAAAGTCCTCTGCGGGCATGAGTGTGATGCTTTTTAGTAAGTCAGATCTATCCAAGAGCCTGCTCTGAAGAAATCCATGACTAGAATACTACTCAAGACCATTAAATCAACATATTGAAGATGCTGGAGCTGTGCATTTCAGGCACCACATGAACAGTTTTCAGGACATGACAGCTAACCTTTCAATCACAAGGCTAGGAAAGCTTTTCTCTCTATCACCACTGCATGACCAGAAAAGCAGGTGTTACATGCCTCATACAGTTAtcactttgaaaaaaaacccaaaacaaaacaaaaccttgtGAGACTCCATGAATTAGGGGGGTAGAAGGCTTTGTTTTCAGGCTCTACCCAGCCAGCTCATGTGCGAGAAGGCGTCAGTTCTTTAATGTGTTACATAGTGAGACAATGGAGTATTCATGACATCGCATAACATGAATTGGGCATTATCCCAGagagatgtaaacagtgacatttAGGCGGTATAAACATACAACATTAGTTGCAAGATTTCTGCTTTCTAGCTGTTGATGTCTCTGGGCACCATCAACCACCATGTCCTCTATCTACAACAGTGCTGTATTAGTGTGGCAAAACATGCGATTATAGAAAATAAGCATAAGTTATCAATATCAAGGGAGAGTAAAAAATACAATTGGAAAAAGATATCTGTAAATAACCATCTTTACTAGACAGACCTCCTATGGCTCTgctgaaataaaatgtgaattcTTATCCCTGCCTTATGATGCAACCAAAAGTGATCCAAAAGTTAAGACCATATTACACATACATGCACCTCCGCTCTGCCACATTCAAAGACAGAGGCCGTATAAGACAAGTTTTTGATTCAACACTGATACCACATGATAATGTTAGGGTTCTGagactgaaaacacattgagacacaaacagaaagtaTGGACATCATCAAGCACCTTGAAAAAGTATGATTCATCAAATCATCACATTGGCCGTTTGAGGAAGAGGGCACTGCGAGGGTGAGGCGCTGCGCTCTGGAGCATTTATTACATGAACAAGCTTCATTTTCCAGAGCCAATCATAAGAAGGCCAGGGGGTTGAGATGggtttcatttagttttctcAGCCAGCATTAGAGTGTAAATTGAAAACACTCTACCCTCCTCGCTTTTATCAATTCAATATCAAATCAGCTCTCACCAGCCCTTATTCACCCCTGTGGGGATTCCTCGGCACAAAATGAGATTCATCATCATTTATGTAGTAGGGCATAAAATAACAGAGACAAATTGCAGCTGGCATAAATTATTCGGactgctgttcttttttttaaaaaaaattataccaTTCTCTTGCATTTCACTACAAATATCCTTCTCAGATTAACAATCGCACAACTCTTCTCTTTGGCTTTGTACGTTTAGAGGAGGACAGTCGCTTCTGCTTTGACTGTGTGTTCGGGGAAAACAACCAAAGGGTATGCCCGTGGTTGAGTTACAAGCTTTTCCTCAATCCTTTTGGTCCTCCCTTTCTTGCCTTTGCCTCAAAATCATGTCCtctggagagggaaaaaaagaaccaAGGAAAGCTGTTTAAATTTCAACAAACACCAGTCGTCACTAGCACTGGTTATATAACAATTAGTCCGGCTAGGAAGTGTATTGGTATCCGTGTATCAATACCTGTCAATAAGTGGAACCTCAGTGAGTATATCCTAGGGCCAATTACACTTTAGTAGCTAATATCAAAGATCATTTAATGAAAGTGCCTTACTCCTGGCTGGACATTTTCTGAATCTACACATTAACTGGTGCAGGGGCTGTGGCTGTCAGTGTGTTCTGGTAAGAAGCCTTGCTCTAAGgcaggagaaaaagaagagtAACTCATAGGGCAGAACCCCTTTAAGACAGCACCAATCCACCATTTTTCTCTCAGACCACGGCAAACTGAGCCACTGCACATCATGTCACAGTCCTGCAGGTGACATGGAGCAgttagcttttttttccccctctgtccTGCAATATAATAATCATCTGTATTCCATTTTTAATAAACTTAGTTGTATataataaagtacaaaaatattagAGAACATATACacagtttttttgtcattttgtagtGACTGCTTTGCCTGGTTTTCTTAAGCATACGTATATCTTTGTGCTGGGTGATGAGGAACTGAGCAGGCCTCAACTGACGTGTagttttcctttcttctttttcatatTGTCGATGTCCGGTCTGTTCCATCTGAGGAGGAGATTggaaatataaatgtttgaaGACATTTACAATCATAAAAAATACCATACCATTTACATTTAATCTGATAAGGGTAGTTAACTTTCAGACAGCTCTACTCCCTTTCTCCTTTTTCTCCCAGGAGCAGATTAAGTCATTGATGCCTTTTTATGTGCCCATGAATTTTTTTACATTCATTGCatgcatttttatgttatgtcaACCACTGAtgtttgcatttcttttatttattagatCTGTTTCTAGATAAAAGCAGCTCCTTTTATACATTGGGGAATTGCTTTGTAAATAGTATAAAACTGAATGTATAacatctcatttgtttaaacagttgtgGATAAATTCCAGTGTGTATGTCCCTGCTATTTGAAAGTAAGCCAAAGTAACTACATTTACTTGCACTTATTAAATTCAATATATATGCAATATGTCACATTATCATTAAAAGATGGATGAAGAATAGGATTTTCTGAGATATTATTTTCTGGATATGATTTTCAGGCTGTTGAATGAGTAGATTTGCTTTGATGACAATCAGCAGCTAGCTGTCCTGTCTTTTCCATATTTTGGCATGATTACTGCCATTTGCTGActatgcatggctgcatgtatATAGTATTATGCCTAGTCACTTTGTCACATGTAAACAGCCTGTAGGGTTATTAAAACGGACAACATTAATCTGActatgcatggctgcatgtatATGGGAATATTAGTCCAATAGTCACTTTGTCACCATGTAAACAGCCTGGTAGGAATACTGTCTTTtaggaataagggcaaaaaacgGAATattctgtgcatgtaaacgtagtcaaCATTAATTTTAGATTGTTCACACAGATACAATCCTATCAAACTCACAATGAAGTGTTCATGCAGCAGGGATACCTTTCTACGTCATTCACCGAGTAAAATAATACAGAGCTACCGTCCCTTAATCTTCTTTGACACGATCATGCAAATTTTGTCATTCAAGTACACCATATGATGCACAGAGGTGAGTATGTGTCATTCTCTCTCCACAATAGGACCCAGACTGTGACTTGACTAATGATATTGTATAATTCAGATGCTATGAAAAATTAATACACAACATAACTAATTAAATATGAATGATAAAAGTCATCagactttttttgtctctattGCGTGGGAGAAGTTGTGTGTGAAAAATATTGTTATCCCTGATGGACACAAACTGTTCACTAAATCCTTTCTGTCATGACCTAATTGTAAGAAGGTGTTTTTGTCTAGTTGGTGGTTTAGTGTGAGGTTTGCCAGCCAGTGGCCTATTTAGTACTGAGCTGCTGAGGACACTTACCCCCTAAGGCATGCTCTGTCATACTGAGGCACAGTGACTCCAGCGTGGGGTTGATCTCCAGGTCAGCACCTGGAACTTGGCATTCTGTGGGAATGAGTGGAAAGAGTCTCAGATTAAAGGAAGAGTGAGGTTCATATTATTGTCAAATttcaataaaatcattttttttcacactctaaatttaaaaagcaactgtattgttttttttcattcaaaataaaGAATGTCCAAGGAAAAGAACAGGTGCAATTATAAGGACACTATTATGCCTTGTCATGATTAAAGATCAAGTGTataggatttaatggcatctagtggtgaggttgcagataaCCTTAACATAACtacaaaaatgtataattttaatTCAATTAATACTCCTTTAAGTGTGCAGGACTCAAGGGGGTAACTGTAATtctcaaaagtatttttaataaaacatatttatttctattaaaTTACAATGACTTTAGTATCATCTGCACAGAACCAAACTATGTACAGCACACCAGCACAGTGGTTTCATTACTCACTCTATTTTCCTCACAATGACAAAGTGCTATGGTGCTAATGCACTGTTCACACATTTCCTTAAAATAAACTAAGTGCCAAGTAAATGTTACAGCACGTTGGAAAGAACTCGGGGTAGAAAGAGTGCATAACTACTGCTGAAACATGCCATGAACTGATGAACAGTATGATGATCAGTTTGATCAACAAGTAATTTGCAGTCATGATGCTGTCTGATACAAATAAAGGTGAGGTACCCAAGTTACATGGCTTAAGTCaagagtgtgttgtgtgttttgtgtttggcGTGAGTCGCAGCTAACATTTCACTTGCTTACAAAACCAAAGTGTAATCAAAAGCGGTCACTCAAGACACACTTGAGCTATATTCTGATGTCAGGAGTAAACTGTCATTTGTCTCGAGTGGATGCAGACGGGATACATAATACAGGTTTGAGGAGGGACGGAGTGTGAGTGAGCTTGAAAGTGAAACCTCAGAACACAGGCCAGCGACGGCCATTTGGGTGTCAAGTTTGACCCTTGACTGATCTTTAACTCAGGTGCAAGACTGTGCGGTGATGAGTGACGCCTAGACATGTTTTGAAAGGATCAATTTGGAGAAGCCAGAGGAACACATCACTAAACTCTGTTGAAATACCTGtctctttattattattacaaagtACACATCTTTTAATAGAACAGAGAAGAGGGATGTTACTGGAGTATCATCCAAGCATCAAGTGAACTCCTAGAATCTTGCCTATTTTTTTGTCTATGTGTATGTGCTGTATCTGTTACAGTAAACTTGGAAATTATGAAATAGTTCTGTAATCCTTTTTTTCTATAGTGAGGTTTTATAAGATAATTTGTACTGAACTTTAAAAATGCAATACTATGAAATACCTCTTAATCAATTTTAACAACTGATGTGAGTATGTGCACTACAGGGAGTAAATTAAAAGCCAGGGAGGCAGCAAAGTATTTAGTTTTTCTGGGGATTATTTAAATTGAAACAAAACAGCAAGGTGCTTCCTGGTGGCCAAATGGTTGGGGCGCACATCTCTGTTTCAGTTCTGGCCAAGGGCGGGTGTTGACAtaccctcctctctccccttgtttcctgtttttcctgTCTGTACTGCTTTATCCAGtgaaagcaaaaatgccaaaaaatagtgttaaaaaacaacaaacacctAGATGTGAGGTGAACATCGCATGTCGTGTGGGTGCTAGGCACGTCAGTTCTAGTTACTGAAGCATGGTGTACAGACAAAGGTGCTATAAACAAAACATCATCCTATCAGACACAGTCCTGTGGTTAGAACAGAGCCTTCCCCatttaaaactaaaacaacaGTATAAAGTAGCGAGAGCCCCTGGCTGCAGACATGGAAACTGTAGCATTGCTGGGTTCATACATCTGTTTAAGTTATGAATTTTTGGCTTTCATACAGAATGCTTTGCGATGGAAATGTTCTATGCAGGCTCTGTTGAAAAATAGCAGGACCATTACAGATGAATTTGCAATGCTCATGTCTGGCATCTGGCACACAAGACAAGGCAACCATAAAGTTATGTGTATTGTACAAGGTGACAGATTGTTTATTGCTACATGCCGCTATGCTGTCTTGTTATTTTGCCCTTGGCACAGCAGGAGAGCACCTCTCTGACTTGGCATCTGACCAAATGGccttttttaccttttttatcAAAGTTGTGTAGCTTGAGTTGCTCACAAAAGTCACAATCTGTCAAGTGTGCCACTTCTAAATGATTTCTGTCCCATTAACCATTTCCAGTTTAGCTTAAAAAATTAATTctactttaaaaatgaatggAGTCCTAGATACACAATGTGAAGCACACAACAGTGTGAGAAAATGTGAACAGGAGATTAAGAATGGCAAGACTTACAGATGTAGTTTTGCCAAAGAATACAGTATAACgaaatgtaaacaaagacaGGAATAGACTTATAAAAGAGAACAAGAGGCTTTAACTCATACAATACCTTGCTGCTGGAACATGAGCATGGTTTGTGGGGAAGTGTGGACAGGGAGTGAGTGGGTCCGCTGCACAGAGCTGCGACTCTGACTTGGCATGCTGTTACTGCCCCCAGGGTTGGCAAACCACAGGTTCTATAGAGGAAAACATAAGTTCTCATTAGGGAGATGCCACTCACCCTCGGAGGCTGACGGGGATTTGCTTATCTTTCAGCTAAGTCATTAAACAGGATCTCTTCAAGGTATGATAATGAATCAATTCATATCAAAATGTGATCCCTAACCTTGTGTGCTGTCGTCGTGTATACTGATTAAACTGCCAAAATCTCCTGTTATTTCACTTGTTTTCCTGTCAGAACAAATGTTTACTAAGGCCTATTATGACTCATTGGGCATGACACCATGCAGGTCAACACCGTAAGACATAGTGAATGTTCAATAGGGCTGGCATGATATCAGATTTTCACAACACGATTATCGTGGACAAAAGATTTCACAATGACGATATTATCTCAATGTGTATAGAAattttgaaataataataatgctatcagtttgctttgtttctttttctggcaAATGAATAACACTCAAAATACAAGTGTAGGGAGGTGTTGGAGAGAGTGTCTGTAACTTTAAGTGTACAAAATCATTCAAAAAGAGCAACCACATTGCTTTGGGGAAGGTAGACAAAGCGAGAATGGAAAGAAACGAAAATGATTTAAGAGGCATTGGACTACTTATTATCGTGTGTATTATTAacacaatattgatattgtgtTGATAATACACATGATTACTTATTATCGTGTGTATTATTAAcacaatatcaatatttcaTAGCTTAGTCACAAAATTCAAAGTCATGTTACTACTTAAAGCTGTGTAGTAAAGGTTTTCCTTCAGCTTAATAATAATAGTATGATCTGTTTTGTTCACAATTTCATGTGTCACATACTGTTGTTGAAATGCTCATCCATTGACAGGAATACTGACTTGTCTACCCTGGCCTGCCAGCGCAGGATTAGCGAGTGTGTGGCGTGGAGATGCTCCTCCAATCCCGCCGGGACTCAGAAGACCGATGCGCCCGGCTGGGAGTCCACGAGGAGTCATCTGGAACTGCCTTTGTCCCCGCCGCCCTACAACTCCACTCACAGAGCCTGCTGTGGGTAGGGAGTTGGACCCATAGGTCCAgctgggttaaaaaaaacaaacaaaaaagaacaaacatcAGAAATCAATGAGAGCTAAGAGAACTGTTAAGGCTCCTTCATATGAAGTGGTGCTTTTTGAACGGGGaagaagagagtgaaagagaatCAAAGTAAAA is drawn from Epinephelus fuscoguttatus linkage group LG5, E.fuscoguttatus.final_Chr_v1 and contains these coding sequences:
- the socs9 gene encoding suppressor of cytokine signaling 9; its protein translation is MSLPKESGNRGKDRERGARPKVRQSRSEERRDAGSGRKGGKGKKKGLASHDPAAERPVSDGFEYGELLSDLETRDQSSSSPLKETWRWQGLEAAASLLGQERVIAKPGLGTVSSGTESPVSSDGEGRGSSSSRTLRQKIQDAMGQCFPIKTHSAATPAPSPQALSSSTACASSRRKIHLSELMLDDCPFPVGSELAQKWYLIKQHTAPITQPPILDSAVVCSAPTPAMATVVEDVDDRLRERRRISIEQGVEPPPNAEIHTFEVTAQINPLYKHGPKLAHGMNELSGADRASTHQQQQLLLQRQQQHQLLLQSCLDTLDEVVASASASVHTSDTIPDTLVDPEVTATNVPSRAVVPPSEHPKSHDGYRIHTQIDYIHCLVPDLLQITNLPCYWGVMDRYEAETLLEGKPEGTFLLRDSAQEDYLFSVSFRRYCRSLHARIEQWNHNFSFDVHDPSVFHAPTVTGLLEHYKDPNSCMFFEPLLSNPIHRTQPFSLQHICRAVISSCTTYDGINMLPIPNALKKHLKEYHYKQRVRVRRMDTWWE